Within bacterium, the genomic segment TGCGTGGCAGTTCGCGCTCCCTGCTTTACTGCAACATCGTCCTCAGCAATCTCAACCTGGAACAAGTGCCGGAACTCATCAGCACGGCCAAACGCATCGGCTGGAAGGCAACCATTGGCCTCTACCACCACCTGACCGAAACCACGCGCGATGATGACAATCTCGCGGTACAGGCTTGCGAACGACTCACGCGGCTTATGGCTTTTCTCGACCACAATCCCGACATCCTCAATCTCAATGCCTGGATACGCGGGGTGGAGCCCTTTGTACAGCGGGGCGAGACCACGCCGTGCCCCTTTGTCGCCTCGCGCTTGCTCAGCAGCCGGACAACCATAATGGAGAATGGGGATCTCCACCTCTGCTGGGGAGGTCCTATTGGCAATCTCTTCCAATCCCCGATGCGCGAGATTTTTTCGAGCCCAGCCTACCGCGAGCGGCTGGAGGCCTACCGGGGATGCCATGGCTGCTGGACCACCTGCTACACGCAACGCTATCTACTGGTCCATCCGCGTTCTCTGGGCGAAGCGTTCGACAATGGCCGCAAGATTCTCCGCATGCAAAGGCGGCGATCATGAACCGGCTGCGGCCCAAACTTATTCGGTTTGCCCGGCTGACCGGACTTGCGTTCGGTTTGCTGCCCCTCCGCAGCCTGGCACAATCCGCGCCGCCGCTCGCCTTCAACGAAGCCCTGAGCTTTTCCCTCTCCTTCAAGGGAATCGGTGCAGCCGAGGCGTTCATCCGTTTTCTGCCGGGAAATCCGCAGCAAATCGAGGCCCGCATCGACACCAAAACACTCACCAGCCTCATTTTTTCCATCCACAATCACTACTGGACCGAAGTGGATCCGGCTTCCGGCTTGCCACTGGTTGTGCACAAGACCATCGACCAAAGCAATCTCCAGCAGACCCTCGATATCCAGTATGACCGGACAGTCCATCTGGCCCGGGGCGGTCACCTGGGCACCTGGCCGATCCTGCCCGGCGCCCTGGACCTCTTCACCATGCTCTTCAAGC encodes:
- a CDS encoding radical SAM protein, encoding MSLDLLKKGPLFVAHALSRRPLNTSTEVRLTRLCTQRCRQCQVYERTTEPASMNLAMFRHLARELRKYGAYIGFISGGEATLVHDLPEILLEAKRTFPVATTLVTGLYNTCNRIREIGRFCLRHDINIQTSLDGFGETGDLLRGAKDFSSTVLQHMEMIAAMRGSSRSLLYCNIVLSNLNLEQVPELISTAKRIGWKATIGLYHHLTETTRDDDNLAVQACERLTRLMAFLDHNPDILNLNAWIRGVEPFVQRGETTPCPFVASRLLSSRTTIMENGDLHLCWGGPIGNLFQSPMREIFSSPAYRERLEAYRGCHGCWTTCYTQRYLLVHPRSLGEAFDNGRKILRMQRRRS
- a CDS encoding DUF3108 domain-containing protein; the protein is MNRLRPKLIRFARLTGLAFGLLPLRSLAQSAPPLAFNEALSFSLSFKGIGAAEAFIRFLPGNPQQIEARIDTKTLTSLIFSIHNHYWTEVDPASGLPLVVHKTIDQSNLQQTLDIQYDRTVHLARGGHLGTWPILPGALDLFTMLFKLRQLSPAAGDSIAFPLDIESQAWIASGKVFEGGEVKGPTGRIRARQVVLRFSRRGGAAARAWKTDLLTNRIVRPEGLLTVYLGPPPANLPLLLQFGPSDQRVIMRLKRSQEGK